In Cyprinus carpio isolate SPL01 chromosome B7, ASM1834038v1, whole genome shotgun sequence, a genomic segment contains:
- the spg7 gene encoding paraplegin, with protein MAALLLQRGSKCCDKRVWSLYSRFSCFQTYKKLLESSVTSYLPLVTPNKRGLKSGHVQNILTRPLIPRLIGLEFHCRHKLVTNPVKLWKLLGTTHYFSTSNRRHEKKEGEKGKTPEEDEEEKKRREQEDQMYRERLRTLFIIAVIMSLLNSINTSGGNISWNDFVNEMLAKGEVSRVQVVPESDIVEIYLHPGAVIFGRPRLALMYRMQVANIDKFEEKLRAAEEELNIDTRDRIPVTYKRTGFFGNALYALGMAAIGVAILWYIFRLAGMGGRDGGFSAFNQLKMAKFTIVDGKSGKGVSFKDVAGMHEAKMEVKEFVDYLKNPDRYLQLGAKVPKGSLLLGPPGCGKTLLAKAVATEAQVPFLAMAGSEFVEVIGGLGAARVRSLFKEARARAPCIVYIDEIDAVGKKRSTNMSGFSNTEEEQTLNQLLVEMDGMGTTDHVIVLASTNRADILDNALMRPGRLDRHIFIDLPTLQERKEIFEQHLKILKLTQPANFYSLRLAELTPGFSGADIANICNEAALHAAREGYKSIDTFNFEYAVERVIAGSVKKSKILSKEEQRVVAFHESGHALVGWLLEHTEAVMKVSIAPRTNAALGFAQILPKDQYLFTKEQLFERMCMALGGRASEAITFNKVTTGAQDDLRKVTRVAYSMVKQYGMVASVGQVSFPDSEDQGGIGRRPFSQGLQQHMDHEAKMLIAKAYRHTEKLLLDNRDKLILLANTLLEREVVNYDDIEALLGPPPFGPKKMIAPQSWVEAERDKQDTGEDEPRRPQRPLRKDKDDDINLSPA; from the exons ATGGCAGCGCTACTTTTGCAGCGTGGAAGCAAATGTTGCGACAAACGGGTTTGGTCGCTATATTCTCGTTTCAGCTGTTTTCAAACCTACAAAAAACTCCTGGAGAGCAGTGTGACTTCATACTTGCCTTTAGTGACTCCTAACAAACGAGGTCTAAAATCAGGACATGTTCAG AACATTTTGACAAGGCCTTTAATCCCGAGGCTTATTGGACTTGAGTTCCACTGTCGCCACAAATTGGTCACAAATCCTGTGAAACTTTGGAAACTATTAG GCACTACTCACTATTTCAGCACATCCAACCGAAGACATGAAAAGAAAGAAGGTGAAAAAGGGAAGACCCCAGAGGAGGATGAAG AAGAGAAAAAGAGACGAGAGCAGGAGGACCAGATGTATAGGGAACGACTGCGCACACTCTTTATTATCGCTGTCATCATGAGCTTGCTCAACTCCATCAACACCAGTGGGGGGAACATATCCTGGAATGATTTCGTAAATGAAATGTTGGCCAAAGGGGAGGTGTCACGAGTACAGGTGGTACCAGAGAGTGACATTGTAGAGATCTACCTTCACCCTGGCGCAGTCATCTTCGGCAGACCT AGACTTGCCCTGATGTATCGAATGCAGGTGGCCAATATCGACAAGTTTGAGGAGAAGCTTAGAGCAGCAGAGGAAGAGCTGAATATAGATACCAGAGACAGAATACCAGTGACCTACAAGCGCACAGGCTTCTTTGGGAA TGCTCTTTATGCCCTCGGTATGGCTGCCATTGGGGTTGCAATTCTCTGGTACATCTTCCGTCTGGCAGGAATGGGTGGGAGAGATGGCGGCTTTAGTGCTTTT AATCAATTAAAAATGGCTAAATTCACTATTGTCGATGGGAAATCTGGGAAAGGTGTAAGCTTCAAAGATGTTGCGGGAATGCACGAGGCCAAGATGGAAGTCAAAGAGTTTGTGGACTATCTAAAG aatCCAGATAGATACCTTCAGCTTGGGGCCAAGGTACCTAAGGGCTCTCTGCTCCTGGGGCCCCCTGGCTGTGGTAAAACTCTGCTGGCTAAGGCAGTGGCAACAGAAGCTCAGGTGCCCTTCCTTGCCATGGCAGGTTCAGAGTTTGTGGAGGTGATCGGAG GCCTTGGTGCTGCAAGAGTGCGAAGTCTTTTCAAAGAGGCTCGTGCTCGAGCGCCATGCATCGTCTACATCGATGAGATTGATGCTGTGGGGAAGAAACGCTCCACAAACATGTCTGGTTTCTCAAACACAGAGGAAGAGCAGACCCTTAACCAGCTGCTTGTGGAGATGGATG GAATGGGTACCACAGATCATGTGATTGTCCTGGCCTCCACTAACCGGGCAGACATTCTGGACAATGCACTTATGAGACCAGGCAGACTTGATAGACACATATTTATAGACCTGCCAACTCTTCAG GAGAGAAAGGAAATCTTTGAGCAGCACCTGAAGATCCTGAAGCTTACTCAGCCGGCAAACTTCTACTCTCTGCGTCTGGCAGAGTTGACACCAGGCTTCAGTG GGGCTGACATCGCCAACATCTGCAATGAAGCCGCCCTTCATGCTGCCAGAGAGGGCTACAAGTCTATTGACACCTTTAACTTTGAATATGCTGTGGAGAGAGTCATCGCAG GGAGTGTGAAGAAGAGTAAAATCTTATCTAAAGAAGAGCAGAGGGTGGTGGCTTTTCATGAGTCTGGTCATGCTTTAGTGGGATGGCTGCTAGAACACACAGAAGCTGTCATGAAG GTTTCAATTGCTCCCAGAACAAATGCTGCTTTGGGCTTTGCTCAGATCCTGCCAAAGGATCAGTATTTATTTACTAAAGAGCAGCTGTTTGAGAGGATGTGTATGGCTTTGGGTGGACGAGCCTCTGAAGCCATCACCTTCAATAAGGTCACCACAG GTGCTCAGGATGACCTGAGGAAGGTGACCCGCGTGGCCTACTCCATGGTGAAGCAGTATGGCATGGTTGCCAGTGTGGGCCAGGTGTCCTTCCCTGACTCCGAGGATCAGGGCGGTATTGGACGCAGACCATTCAGCCAAGGACTCCAACAGCATATGGACCAT GAAGCTAAGATGCTAATAGCAAAGGCCTACAGGCACACAGAGAAATTGCTCTTGGACAACAGAGACAAACTTATTTTG